Proteins co-encoded in one Thermochromatium tepidum ATCC 43061 genomic window:
- a CDS encoding helix-turn-helix domain-containing protein, protein MDLTKRIGQRLRLARQQQKLSLADLSARTQSLSKSRISNYEQGIRRMGLEEAHELSVALGTVTPTYLLCLDDRGPLSEQELELVDHFRRTDERGRETLLQLARLQPNHDPAEDVPSESRSEDT, encoded by the coding sequence ATGGACCTGACGAAACGTATCGGCCAGCGCCTGCGCTTGGCCCGACAGCAGCAAAAGCTCAGTCTCGCCGACCTGTCGGCCCGCACCCAATCCTTGTCCAAGTCGCGCATCAGCAACTATGAGCAGGGTATCCGTCGCATGGGTCTGGAGGAAGCGCATGAGCTGTCCGTCGCCCTGGGCACGGTCACGCCGACCTATCTGCTGTGTCTCGACGACCGGGGGCCGCTGTCGGAACAGGAGCTTGAGTTGGTCGATCACTTTCGCCGCACCGACGAGCGTGGTCGCGAGACCCTATTGCAGCTTGCGCGTCTCCAGCCGAACCACGACCCCGCCGAGGACGTGCCGTCTGAATCTAGGTCCGAGGATACCTGA
- a CDS encoding LysR family transcriptional regulator, whose product MTVGSGSQIHYKQNRLKQLRAFCHAARLGSVSAAAEKIFLSQPTVSLQIQALEREFGTVLFERRGPKIKLTPEGDLLFQMAEPLVEGMDKLHETFATQAGRVDQGVLNIAAGESTILYILPEPIRAFVEQYPGIELKLHNVTGRDGLAMVRADEVDLAVGSMLDLPDDITYRPFVTYQPTLITPLDHPLAGKEQVTLEEIAPYGLILPPRHLSTWRMVDLVFKQHNLGYRVTMEAGGWEVIKKYVELGLGISIVTDVCLTGAERLHRIPIGQYFPRRSYGIVQRRGKFLSPQTKCFIKTLDRVFVDRLIEPSPPPQPQAASDTAWEDALLG is encoded by the coding sequence ATGACTGTGGGTTCAGGTTCCCAGATTCATTACAAACAGAACCGACTCAAACAGCTGCGCGCCTTTTGTCACGCCGCTCGCCTGGGGAGTGTCAGCGCCGCCGCTGAAAAGATCTTTCTCAGTCAGCCGACCGTCTCACTCCAGATCCAGGCGCTCGAGCGCGAGTTCGGGACCGTGCTCTTCGAGCGGCGCGGACCCAAGATCAAGCTCACCCCCGAGGGCGATCTGCTGTTCCAGATGGCCGAGCCGCTGGTCGAGGGTATGGACAAGCTCCATGAGACCTTCGCCACCCAGGCCGGGCGCGTGGATCAGGGGGTGTTGAACATTGCCGCTGGCGAGTCGACCATCCTCTACATCCTGCCCGAACCAATCCGAGCCTTCGTCGAGCAGTATCCGGGCATCGAGCTCAAGCTCCACAATGTCACCGGGCGCGATGGTCTGGCCATGGTGCGAGCCGATGAAGTGGATCTGGCGGTGGGGTCGATGCTGGATCTCCCGGACGACATCACCTATCGTCCCTTCGTGACCTACCAACCGACCCTGATCACGCCGCTGGATCATCCGCTCGCCGGCAAGGAGCAGGTAACACTGGAGGAGATCGCGCCCTATGGCCTGATCCTGCCGCCGCGTCATCTGAGCACTTGGCGCATGGTCGACCTGGTGTTCAAGCAGCACAATCTCGGCTATCGCGTGACCATGGAGGCCGGCGGTTGGGAGGTCATCAAAAAATATGTCGAGCTGGGCCTCGGCATCTCGATCGTCACCGATGTCTGTCTCACGGGTGCGGAACGGCTGCACCGGATCCCGATCGGTCAGTATTTCCCGCGGCGCAGTTACGGGATCGTGCAGCGTCGTGGTAAATTCCTTTCGCCCCAGACCAAGTGTTTCATCAAGACGCTCGATCGTGTCTTTGTCGATCGACTTATCGAGCCGTCGCCGCCACCCCAGCCGCAGGCCGCCAGCGACACCGCATGGGAAGACGCCCTCTTGGGCTGA
- the tatC gene encoding twin-arginine translocase subunit TatC, translating to MPLTTPPDDPGAEQPFISHLVELRDRIIRMLIAVGVMAMVLLPFANQLYTYVAAPLLAQLPEGNTMIATQVASPLLAPFKLALIMAVFLAMPYLLYQIWAFVAPGLYQHEKRLALPLLVSSILLFYLGTLFAYYVVFPLVFAFMVGTTPEGVAMMTDISAYLDFVLTLFFAFGVAFEIPIATILLVAIGAVTPEGLVQKRPYVIVGVFVIGMLLTPPDVISQTLLAVPMWLLFELGILLSRLLLLKGRFAEDPGDSLSSVGSVPSPLPVAPSGGAVGCNDPDRSHTMTDTELERRDVRRATQVAQVTPTSDKSAETPIDPVEDKILRANQLRDLGNELAARQMLYQVLEEGDAAQRQVARNILTQLDEH from the coding sequence ATGCCTCTCACGACACCGCCCGACGATCCAGGCGCTGAACAGCCGTTCATCTCGCATCTGGTCGAGTTGCGCGATCGGATCATCCGGATGCTGATCGCCGTCGGCGTGATGGCCATGGTACTGCTGCCCTTTGCCAATCAGCTCTATACCTATGTGGCCGCGCCGCTCCTGGCGCAGTTGCCCGAGGGCAATACCATGATCGCCACCCAGGTGGCCTCGCCCCTTTTGGCACCCTTCAAGCTGGCGCTGATCATGGCGGTGTTCCTGGCGATGCCCTATCTGCTCTATCAGATCTGGGCCTTTGTCGCGCCTGGTCTCTATCAGCACGAGAAGCGCCTAGCGCTGCCGTTGCTGGTTTCAAGCATCTTGCTGTTCTATCTCGGGACGCTCTTTGCTTACTACGTCGTCTTTCCGTTGGTGTTCGCCTTCATGGTCGGTACCACGCCCGAGGGCGTGGCCATGATGACCGATATCTCGGCCTATCTGGACTTCGTGCTGACGCTGTTCTTCGCCTTCGGCGTCGCCTTCGAGATCCCGATCGCGACCATCCTGCTGGTGGCCATCGGTGCGGTGACGCCCGAGGGGTTAGTTCAAAAGCGGCCCTATGTGATCGTCGGCGTCTTCGTGATCGGGATGTTGCTGACCCCCCCTGACGTGATCTCGCAGACACTGCTAGCCGTGCCCATGTGGCTGCTGTTCGAGTTGGGAATCCTGTTGTCGCGGTTACTACTGCTCAAGGGACGGTTCGCCGAAGATCCCGGCGACTCATTGTCGTCGGTCGGTTCGGTACCCAGTCCCTTGCCCGTTGCGCCGAGCGGCGGTGCTGTCGGTTGCAACGATCCAGATCGCTCGCACACCATGACCGACACCGAGTTGGAGCGGCGCGATGTCAGGCGTGCGACTCAGGTCGCCCAGGTCACGCCGACCTCGGACAAGTCCGCAGAGACACCCATAGATCCAGTCGAGGACAAGATCCTTCGCGCCAACCAGTTGCGCGATCTCGGCAACGAGCTCGCCGCGCGTCAGATGCTCTATCAGGTGCTGGAGGAGGGGGATGCAGCCCAGCGCCAGGTCGCACGCAACATCCTGACCCAGCTCGACGAACATTGA
- a CDS encoding phosphoribosyl-ATP diphosphatase: MNDVLNRLATVLESRKGADPESSYVAKLYAKGLDAILKKVGEEATETVMAAKDGMPNKLIHEVADLWFHTLVLLAHQGLEPRQVLDELDRRFGLSGLEEKANRVG; this comes from the coding sequence ATGAATGACGTACTCAACCGACTCGCGACAGTCCTCGAATCGCGCAAGGGGGCCGACCCCGAGTCTTCCTATGTCGCCAAGCTCTATGCCAAGGGGCTCGATGCCATCCTCAAGAAGGTCGGCGAGGAGGCCACCGAGACCGTGATGGCGGCCAAGGACGGCATGCCCAACAAGCTCATCCATGAGGTCGCCGACCTCTGGTTCCATACCCTGGTGCTGCTCGCCCACCAGGGGCTGGAACCGCGCCAGGTGCTCGACGAACTGGACCGGCGCTTTGGGCTCTCGGGACTCGAGGAAAAGGCCAACCGCGTCGGCTGA
- the hisI gene encoding phosphoribosyl-AMP cyclohydrolase — MSTNDAWLEAIAWGPDGLIPAIAQEHGTGSVLMLAWMNREALRLTRETGYAVYWSRSRARLWHKGEASGHRQRVHAIRLDCDGDVILLEVEQQGGIACHTGRHDCFYRELDTTGDWVEIAPVLKDPAAIYGSI, encoded by the coding sequence ATGAGCACGAACGATGCCTGGCTCGAGGCCATCGCCTGGGGGCCGGACGGGCTGATCCCGGCCATCGCTCAGGAGCACGGGACCGGCAGCGTGCTGATGCTGGCCTGGATGAATCGCGAGGCGCTGCGCCTGACCCGTGAGACCGGGTATGCGGTCTACTGGTCGCGTTCGCGCGCCCGGTTGTGGCACAAGGGCGAGGCGTCCGGACACCGCCAGCGGGTGCATGCGATCCGTCTCGACTGCGATGGCGACGTGATCCTGCTCGAGGTCGAGCAGCAGGGCGGCATCGCCTGTCATACCGGGCGCCATGATTGCTTCTACCGCGAACTGGACACCACCGGCGATTGGGTCGAGATCGCGCCCGTGCTCAAGGATCCCGCGGCCATCTACGGCTCGATATAA
- the hisA gene encoding 1-(5-phosphoribosyl)-5-[(5-phosphoribosylamino)methylideneamino]imidazole-4-carboxamide isomerase, translating into MLLIPAIDLKDGRCVRLRQGRMDEETVFSDDPVELAGRWVREGARRLHLVDLNGACAGEPVNGAAIRAIAAAYPDLPIQVGGGIRDAATIEAYLKAGVRYCIIGTQAVRAPEFVAHACRAFPGHILVGLDARDGQVAIHGWTELTEQRVEDLARRFEDEGVTAIVYTDIGRDGMLSGPNVEATRALAQAIRIPIIASGGITHLDDIRALCEADIPAAIIGRAIYEGTLDFAAAQRLADHLSGGER; encoded by the coding sequence GTGTTACTGATTCCCGCGATCGATTTAAAGGACGGACGCTGCGTGCGGTTGCGTCAGGGCCGCATGGACGAGGAGACCGTCTTCTCCGACGACCCGGTCGAGCTGGCCGGGCGCTGGGTGCGTGAAGGGGCCCGACGCCTGCACCTGGTCGACCTCAATGGCGCCTGCGCCGGCGAGCCGGTCAATGGCGCGGCCATCCGCGCCATCGCCGCCGCCTATCCGGATCTGCCGATCCAGGTCGGCGGCGGCATCCGCGACGCGGCGACCATCGAGGCCTATCTCAAGGCCGGCGTGCGCTACTGCATCATCGGTACCCAGGCGGTGCGTGCACCCGAATTCGTCGCCCATGCCTGCCGGGCCTTTCCGGGACACATCCTGGTCGGGCTCGATGCCCGGGACGGACAGGTGGCCATCCACGGCTGGACCGAGCTCACCGAACAGCGGGTCGAGGACCTGGCGCGGCGCTTCGAGGACGAGGGCGTAACCGCCATCGTCTATACCGACATCGGGCGCGATGGGATGCTCTCAGGCCCCAATGTCGAGGCCACGCGGGCCTTGGCCCAGGCGATCCGGATCCCGATCATCGCCTCGGGCGGCATCACTCATCTCGACGACATCCGGGCGCTGTGCGAGGCGGATATCCCAGCCGCCATCATCGGGCGCGCCATCTACGAAGGGACGCTCGACTTCGCCGCCGCCCAGCGGCTGGCCGACCACCTGAGTGGGGGTGAGCGATGA
- the hisB gene encoding imidazoleglycerol-phosphate dehydratase HisB, with product MSQAPSTQSRCARVERRTLETQIRVSLDLDGQGRASFATGLPFLEHMLDQVARHGLIDLDIEAVGDRHIDDHHTVEDLGITLGQALAQALGDKQGIRRYGHAYVPLDEALSRVVVDLSGRPGLVYDVNFTRARIGVFDVDLFREFFQGLVNHAGMTLHIDNLRGLNAHHQAETIFKAFGRALRLAIEPDPRMAGLVPSTKGAL from the coding sequence ATGTCACAGGCTCCATCCACTCAATCCCGCTGTGCCCGAGTCGAGCGCCGCACGCTCGAGACCCAGATCCGCGTCAGCCTCGATCTAGACGGTCAGGGTCGGGCGTCCTTTGCGACCGGGCTGCCCTTCCTGGAGCACATGCTCGATCAGGTCGCGCGCCACGGCCTGATCGACCTCGACATCGAGGCGGTCGGCGACCGTCACATCGACGATCATCACACGGTCGAGGATCTGGGCATCACCCTCGGTCAGGCATTGGCCCAGGCGCTCGGTGACAAGCAGGGCATCCGCCGCTATGGTCATGCCTATGTGCCCCTGGATGAGGCGCTCTCGCGTGTGGTCGTCGATCTCTCGGGGCGGCCTGGACTGGTCTATGACGTCAACTTCACCCGTGCCAGGATTGGGGTCTTCGATGTCGATCTGTTCCGGGAGTTCTTCCAGGGGCTGGTCAACCATGCCGGCATGACCCTGCACATCGACAACCTGCGCGGCCTAAATGCGCACCATCAGGCCGAGACCATCTTCAAGGCCTTCGGACGTGCGTTGCGCCTGGCCATCGAACCAGACCCGCGCATGGCCGGTCTCGTGCCCTCGACCAAGGGGGCGCTCTGA
- the gatB gene encoding Asp-tRNA(Asn)/Glu-tRNA(Gln) amidotransferase subunit GatB codes for MQWETVIGLEIHTQLATQSKLFSGAPTAFGAEPNTQACAIDLGLPGVLPVLNAEAVRLAVRFGYAIAAEVAPRSVFARKNYFYPDLPKGYQISQYELPVIGRGRVEIVLDDGRVKTIGITRAHLEEDAGKSLHEDFHGFTGIDLNRAGTPLLEIVSEPDLRSPQEAVAYAKKIHQIVRYLGISDGNMQEGSFRIDANVSVRPVGQKEFGTRTEIKNLNSFRFLERAIAFEVERQIELIEGGGRVVQETRLYDPNQDETRSMRTKEEANDYRYFPDPDLLPLELDATFIAAAVADLPELPDAKRVRFQSEYGLSEYDANLLTASRELADYYEAVARACGAPKLAANWVSGELMAALNRSEREIDASPVSASALAGLIARIQDGTLSGKLAKQVFEAMWNGGGEADAVIEAQGLRQITDASAIESLIEAILAANPEQVEQYRAGKEKVFGFFVGQVMKQSGGKANPAQVNAILKRKLTP; via the coding sequence ATGCAGTGGGAAACCGTCATCGGTCTCGAGATCCATACCCAGCTCGCGACCCAATCCAAGCTCTTTTCCGGCGCGCCGACCGCCTTCGGCGCCGAACCCAATACCCAGGCCTGTGCCATCGACCTCGGGCTGCCGGGGGTGCTGCCGGTGCTCAATGCCGAGGCGGTGCGGCTGGCGGTGCGCTTCGGGTATGCCATCGCGGCCGAGGTCGCGCCGCGCTCGGTGTTCGCGCGCAAGAATTACTTCTATCCCGACCTGCCCAAGGGCTATCAGATCAGCCAGTACGAGCTGCCGGTGATCGGTCGGGGTCGGGTCGAGATCGTCCTCGACGACGGCAGGGTCAAGACCATCGGCATCACCCGTGCCCATCTGGAGGAGGATGCCGGCAAGTCGCTGCACGAGGATTTTCATGGCTTCACCGGCATCGATCTCAACCGCGCCGGCACGCCCTTGTTGGAGATCGTCTCCGAGCCGGATCTGCGTTCGCCCCAAGAGGCGGTGGCCTATGCCAAAAAGATCCATCAGATCGTGCGTTATCTGGGCATCAGCGATGGCAACATGCAGGAAGGCTCGTTCCGCATCGATGCCAATGTCTCGGTGCGTCCGGTCGGTCAGAAAGAATTCGGCACCCGTACCGAGATCAAGAACCTCAACTCATTCCGCTTCCTGGAGAGGGCCATCGCCTTCGAGGTCGAGCGCCAGATCGAGCTGATCGAGGGCGGCGGCAGGGTGGTCCAGGAGACCCGGCTCTATGATCCGAACCAGGACGAGACACGCTCGATGCGCACCAAGGAGGAGGCCAACGACTATCGCTATTTCCCCGATCCGGATCTGCTGCCGCTGGAACTCGACGCGACCTTCATCGCGGCGGCGGTCGCCGATCTGCCGGAGCTGCCGGACGCCAAGCGCGTGCGCTTCCAGTCTGAGTATGGGCTGTCGGAATATGACGCCAATCTACTGACCGCCAGCCGCGAACTGGCCGATTATTATGAGGCCGTGGCGCGTGCCTGTGGTGCGCCGAAGCTGGCGGCCAACTGGGTAAGCGGCGAACTGATGGCGGCGCTCAATAGGAGTGAGCGCGAGATCGATGCCAGTCCGGTCTCAGCGAGCGCCCTGGCCGGCCTGATCGCGCGTATCCAGGATGGAACCCTCTCGGGCAAACTGGCCAAGCAGGTGTTCGAGGCGATGTGGAACGGCGGCGGCGAGGCCGATGCCGTGATCGAGGCCCAGGGGCTCAGGCAGATCACAGACGCCAGCGCCATCGAATCCTTGATCGAGGCCATCCTCGCCGCCAACCCGGAGCAGGTCGAGCAGTACCGCGCCGGCAAGGAGAAGGTGTTCGGTTTCTTTGTCGGTCAGGTGATGAAGCAGAGCGGCGGCAAGGCCAATCCGGCCCAGGTCAACGCGATCCTCAAACGCAAGCTGACCCCCTAA
- the tldD gene encoding metalloprotease TldD, translating into MIDPIAIARDNILAPSGLDESALDRLLGHLTSAALDAADIYFQYSRLQSWTLEDGILKDGNFSIEQGAGLRVVSGEKTGFAYSDELQLPALIEAAKAARAIASSGREARVRVGQRPLNQRLYELLDPIGSLPDADKVALLQRVDAEARRCDPRVREVIASLVAVQDTVLVLTDDGTLAADVRPLVRLNVTVIAEQAGRREQGSSGGGARADLGYFMAQDRALAFAREAVRQALVNLDAVEAPAGTLTVILGPGWPGVLLHEAVGHGLEGDFNRKGSSAFAGRIGQRVAAKGVNVVDDGTLPGRRGSLNLDDEGIPTQNTVLIEDGILRGYMQDRLNARLTGTTPTGNGRRESYAHLPLPRMTNTYMLAGEHDPEEIIASVDKGLYAANFGGGQVDITSGKFVFSASEAYLIEKGRITRPVKGATLIGNGPDVLTRVSLIGNDLRLDEGVGTCGKEGQSVPVGVGQPTLRIDGLTVGGTSR; encoded by the coding sequence ATGATTGATCCCATCGCCATCGCCCGTGACAACATCCTCGCTCCGTCCGGACTGGACGAGTCTGCGCTCGACCGCCTGCTCGGCCATCTGACCAGCGCGGCCCTGGATGCAGCCGACATCTATTTCCAATACAGCCGCTTGCAATCCTGGACACTGGAGGACGGCATCCTCAAGGACGGTAACTTCAGTATCGAGCAGGGGGCTGGGCTGCGCGTTGTCAGCGGCGAGAAGACCGGCTTTGCCTATTCCGATGAGCTGCAGCTCCCGGCGCTGATCGAGGCGGCCAAGGCGGCACGCGCAATTGCCAGCAGCGGGCGGGAGGCCCGAGTGCGCGTCGGTCAGCGACCTCTCAACCAGCGGCTCTATGAACTGCTCGATCCCATCGGTAGCCTGCCCGATGCCGACAAGGTCGCCTTGCTACAACGGGTCGATGCCGAGGCCAGGCGCTGTGATCCGCGCGTGCGTGAGGTCATTGCCAGCCTGGTCGCGGTGCAGGACACGGTGTTGGTGCTGACCGACGACGGCACCCTGGCCGCCGACGTGCGCCCGCTGGTGCGGCTCAATGTCACCGTCATCGCCGAGCAGGCCGGGCGGCGCGAGCAGGGATCGAGCGGCGGCGGGGCGCGCGCCGACCTCGGCTATTTCATGGCCCAGGATCGGGCACTGGCCTTCGCGCGCGAGGCGGTGCGGCAGGCCTTGGTCAATCTGGACGCGGTGGAGGCCCCGGCCGGGACCCTGACCGTGATACTCGGTCCGGGCTGGCCCGGCGTGTTGTTGCACGAGGCCGTCGGTCATGGTCTGGAGGGCGACTTCAACCGCAAGGGCAGTTCGGCCTTCGCCGGGCGCATCGGTCAGAGGGTTGCTGCGAAGGGTGTGAACGTGGTCGATGACGGTACCCTGCCCGGACGGCGCGGTTCGCTCAATCTCGACGACGAGGGCATCCCGACCCAAAACACCGTGCTGATCGAGGACGGCATCCTGCGTGGCTACATGCAGGATAGGCTCAACGCCCGGCTCACGGGTACCACGCCGACCGGAAACGGACGGCGCGAGTCCTACGCCCATCTGCCGCTGCCGCGCATGACCAACACCTACATGCTCGCTGGTGAGCACGATCCGGAAGAGATCATCGCCTCGGTCGACAAGGGACTCTATGCCGCCAACTTCGGCGGCGGTCAGGTCGACATCACCTCGGGCAAGTTCGTGTTCTCCGCGAGCGAAGCCTATCTGATCGAAAAGGGCCGGATCACCCGTCCGGTCAAGGGCGCTACCCTCATCGGCAATGGCCCGGATGTTCTCACCCGGGTTAGTCTGATCGGCAACGACCTCCGGCTCGACGAGGGCGTCGGCACCTGTGGCAAGGAAGGCCAGAGCGTCCCGGTCGGCGTCGGTCAGCCCACGCTGCGTATCGACGGGCTGACCGTCGGCGGCACCAGTCGGTAG
- a CDS encoding carbon-nitrogen hydrolase family protein: protein MKEKHKIGVIQMASGPNVDANLFEAERLIRESVDEGAELVVLPENFAFMGQGDRDQRALCEVDGDGPLQAFLARLAKQLGVWLVGGTIPLQADDPDRVRAACLVFDDRGERVARYDKIHLFDVNLPGLDERYHESAVIEPGFQPVVIDSPFGRLGLAICYDLRFPELFRRLLDEGAEILAVPSAFTAVTGKAHWEPLIRARAIENLAYVVAAAQGGFHVNGRETHGHSLIVDPWGTILAQVTRGTGFVCASIDREFLESVRCSFPTIYHRRLKCNT, encoded by the coding sequence ATGAAAGAAAAACACAAGATCGGGGTCATCCAGATGGCGAGCGGCCCCAATGTCGACGCCAACCTGTTCGAGGCCGAGCGCCTCATCCGGGAGAGCGTGGATGAGGGGGCCGAGCTGGTGGTCCTGCCCGAGAATTTCGCCTTCATGGGGCAGGGGGACCGTGATCAGCGCGCGCTCTGCGAGGTCGATGGCGACGGGCCATTGCAAGCCTTCCTGGCACGGCTGGCCAAGCAACTGGGTGTCTGGCTGGTCGGCGGCACGATTCCGCTGCAGGCCGATGATCCCGATCGGGTACGCGCGGCCTGTCTGGTCTTTGATGATCGTGGCGAGCGGGTCGCCCGCTACGACAAGATCCATCTGTTCGACGTCAATCTGCCGGGGCTCGATGAACGTTATCACGAATCGGCGGTTATCGAGCCGGGCTTCCAGCCGGTCGTCATCGACAGCCCCTTCGGGCGGCTCGGGCTGGCCATCTGCTATGATTTGCGTTTTCCAGAACTCTTTCGCCGTCTGCTCGACGAGGGTGCCGAGATCCTGGCTGTGCCCTCGGCCTTCACCGCCGTCACCGGCAAGGCGCACTGGGAGCCGCTGATACGCGCGCGCGCCATCGAGAACCTGGCCTATGTGGTGGCGGCAGCTCAGGGTGGGTTTCACGTCAACGGACGCGAGACCCATGGACACAGCCTGATCGTCGATCCCTGGGGCACCATCCTGGCCCAGGTTACGCGCGGGACTGGATTCGTCTGTGCCTCGATCGATCGCGAATTCCTGGAGTCGGTGCGGTGCAGCTTCCCGACCATCTACCATCGGCGTTTGAAATGCAACACCTGA